The genomic window TGATATCTTCGGTGAAAGGATCTTCTCCTCCCAATGGGCTATCTTCCTGAACTGTGCGAGAATCCTTGTTTCAAAGGTTGGATTCTATCTTTGAGAGCCTCTCCTATAGCTCCCTTCGCCGTTTGATCTCCTTCCTTAGGCTTTTCTCCGCTTTTCGTTGTTGCTCTAATTCCTGCTCCAGTTGTTTAAGTCGACCATGGTGTCCATGTAGCAATCCCATGAGGTCGGCGCTATGAGGTTGTTCTTCCCCTTCGGGGAGACGAACCTCGGATGGGATTCTCCTTTGGTGTTGGTCATCGGAGGGGCCTTCACCATGAGGTCCCTCCATTCTTAGGGGATGTATCACTAGAGCTTGGTTGTTGTTTATCCTATCTTGGTATTCTTGTTCTAATTTAGACGCTGTGCGTCCGTCTTCATACTGATCGTTTGCCATGGAGTGTTGttttccaggtccccggcaatgatgccaatgttccgagggttacctgaaaccggATAATGTTTGGGCTTTGAGGCGAGGCCCAAATGCTCGAGGGAGTGGTCTCCGACTTGTCCTGTGTCAGAGAGCCGCCGTCTGAGTTGCGTGTCTGAaaaggtgggggtggtacctgtaagaCACTCCAATTCCTAAGTCAGTAAGGGGTTAAGTAGGTTTCTGATGTATTGGAACTTAAAGGTACCTGAGTgtagggtatttataggtgatgaaccaataaccaccattagagtagttccacttctggtgatggataaccgtccctttatcttagggctGTTGAGATCTCCCTTCTATAAGTGGGTGAGAGATTTAGGGAGGCAGTTACTTACGTGGGTAAGTATAAGCTGCCCGTTTTCGTCGATTCTGACCTCCTCAAAGAGGTCGGGTATATGGTAGAGGCTACTCTCTCAGTAGGTCCTTTTCAGCTTTATTGGGTCTGGCTTATgttttgggtcagggtatgaacaccattcaattcgattcaaaaaaCAATCCAAACCTCGTTCGcttgattcgtttcagaagaataatccaaattgctctcattcaactgatttgaagttgaatcattcattgttttgatagaATATTGAAATCCGAaaacgaagaagaaaacgaagaagaataggAAAAAGAAGGACGAGCAGCAGAAAAGAACAACgaatagaagagaagaaaaaagaagaagaacaatgagCAACAGAGATTGCGTATCCAAATCGTTAACATTGAAGAATGTCTATGTTAAAGAAGAAGTTTACGTAATTCTATTACGTTAATATGAGAGAAAGGGGCGCGCGTGGGGAAAAGGGAGAGGGACGTTAACAAAAAAAGTGCTTGGAGACTTAGTTAAGTTTTTTATATGAATACGGAGCATTATTATTCTAAAATTTAGaaaatatgattaaataaaaattaaaagataatataataaagtaattaaatttaaaaattaaatccaaACACCATATTAACTAGGAGcaatgctagggggccagcaacatttgtgattggtagccatcaactagccatcaatgatgatttgatggtgtgagattggcgtgagatttcatccaatgactcacctttctctactggttacatgctggccaaaatgcaataaaattgctgccccctagacttttcctattaACTAGTGTTACTGTTACAATGCGGGGAAACCTTCTCGGAACCACCGACAAGCGGCCGAAACCCCTGTCTCCAACAAAGGCGCCACCCATCCTTCCGAGCGAGGTGATCGAGGAGATCCTGGTGAGGGTTCCGGCGAGTACCCTTGTGAAATTGAAGATTGTGTGCAAATCATGGAATGCACTCATCTCCAACCCCGTATTCGCCAGAGACCACCTTCACTGGTCAAGAGCAGATCCAAGCATGACCCGCCCACGACTGATATATAGCTTTTCAAATGATCGCAAAATCCGATTTTCGAACCCATCCTCCCCTCTTAATGAAGATGGGTTCTTCGAGATGGATGTTGGTCTGGATATCTTGGGTTCCTGCAATGGCTTGATCTGCCTCCGCTGGATTACCGGTTATCTGCGGCAATCCATCAGATTGTGGAATCCCTGTACCAGATCAGCATCCGATTGGTTGAAAATTGCGTCGCAACCGGGTAACATGTATGGTTTTGGCTATGATCGTGTGCATCATAATTACAAGTTTCTATATGGCCACAAAATTCACACTTTCGGTTCGAATTCTCGGACAACCATCGTGCAAGATCCCCCATCTTACGACCCCAAGCCGGCGATAGGGACGTTTGTGTATGGCACTCTAAATTGGGCAGCTCAGGCTCGTAGCAACTTTCTCGAATGGGTGATCCTTTCCTTTCACTTAGCCAACGAGAATTTTTGCCCATTGTCTCTGCCTGGTATGGATAATAGTGACGAGCGTTATGTTCCTGCCGTGGGTGCGTTGAGGGACAGGCTTTGTGTTTGTTTGAAGGAAAAGTATGGTCGTTGGATCTTCTGGGTGATGGAGGATTATGGAGTCCAAGAGTCTTGGACTAAGTTCATCACCATATTTAGTAAGCGGCATCAAGAAACTCTAACGTGTTATTCATTTAAAGCCATGTACATGACGGAAAATGATGACGTTCTGGCTGTTTTCTTCAGTCCGTATGataatgtatctttcaatttagTTATTATTGAAGCAAATGATGGCCGAGCATCGCAACGAAATCTTTACATGGCAGGTCATCAGTACTGCTATGTTTACCATGAAAGCTTGGTTTCGCCCTCCCATTTAGGTCTTCCAAGTTTTCACTACTGATTAAATCAAGTCAGTCCATGTTTATTGCTTAATGACTTTCTGTTATTGTAAGTGTTACTCTCATTCATCAATGcagtttattttgttgtttatctCAACTTGGTGACTCTACTTTTTGTCCATATGATTATCCCCAATGGCTATCTCTATCAGTATTGCATAATCTAATGCATAATGTTGGAAAacactaaggtagcgtttggtggagagacagagacggaaagactgagactgagactgagagacagagaccaagagacagagattgaataAATcgcagtattctgtttggtgcaaaatgggagacaggaattgaaacaagaataaaactctaatttaatttgcacaaagggtaaaattggaattaattaattgaaatgaaagtattttaagtataaaatgttattaaagtttcagtctttatctctaaaaattttagtcccctgtgtcctactttttggaggtactgaaatactgaaattttagagacagacaaaaattttagtatcagtctctaaactaacaaacacgatactgagtctcagtctctcggtctttgtctcagtacctcaaaacaaacgctacctaagcaATGCATGAAAGATGTATACTATTGGATTCCTAAATCTTGGGTTCATGACAATTAATCAAAAGCAAAGGTCCTAGGTATGCAGGCACTTACTCTTTTTGCCACCACTTCCATAAAATTTCCAGTCATAAAATACATACTAAATATAGGAGTAGCTTCAACATGAGAACTCTTGTTGAAATTGGTGGGAACAAGGAAAACTTTCAAGTAAATATATTCAGCAAGAGAAGCTCTGATTAACATTTAAAATAATGGTATGACTTGAATAAATTTGTAGTTATATATACAACATAGGTGACAATCTACTAGAACATCAAAGATAATGCTACCATTTTATGCTATCAACCACTGACTAAGGTCTTAAACATTCTTCAACAGATGCACTTATTAGATTTTAAACCTTTAATCACTTTGATCCACTCTTcaattctgttttctattttgCTATTGCTGTTAAATTTCTTACCTCAGGTACCAGTTGTTACAGTGAATCTCAACATGCTTCCTATTCTTGAAAATCCAAACACAAGTTACTGATCAGATTTGAGTTCGAGTTAAATTGCCATACCATGCTCCCAAACCCAAATTATACTGGAGGTGTCCCTTTCTGAATCCATTGCACAAAAGCTTTGATCCAAGGTTTAAGAAACAATTAACAACAACATCAACTAAGGGGCCCCAGTCAGCAGCAATTTGTATTTGGACTTGATGCAGAATACAAATGAACTCTCTTCGCAGGTGAGTTCAATGACTCTAACAATAATATGATTACTTGTTTAAAAAGAAGTGACTCAGATAATGCAACTATCAATTTTATCCTCGTCCATACCACTTGTAGCCAGTTGGTAAATGAGATATCAATCCACGGTACATGCAATAGGAGCAAGAGCTTCATTTTGCTTTTCCTCAAGTCATTGATGATTCCATTATGCCCCACCACAACTATATAAGATAGCTGGAGGCAGAAGCAAATATTGAATTGGAAACCACAAAAGCACCAAAATCAGATAATCAAATATTGTGAAGATGTGAAGAGGTATCCCAAGGGCTTCAGAGTAGATGATAGAGTTTGATCTATTTCATTCTTAAAAAGTTCCACACAAATTTGCATACAATTATGGAATAAACATGCTCTgcaagaataaaaggataaatttTCTTTTGAAACAAAGAGCAATTCAATAACAGTCTTACGTATTCAATAACAACTGATATTTCTTGCTAATTATTATAGCATACTACAACATCCATTTCAGATACTTCTTATAGACAACTTTAAGATATCTATTTCACATTGTCAAGACTAATTCTCAACACTTATAAACTTTCACAATTCATTGTGTGGTATATGAACTACAGCGCTTCTTCAAAATGCAAGTTTTAAAAAGGAACTCTTACATTCTGCGGTCTGCCAATACACGTGGATCACCACCCAacgaataaaaagaaaaattaatttctaCTGNNNNNNNNNNNNNNNNNNNNNNNNNNNNNNNNNNNNNNNNNNNNNNNNNNNNNNNNNNNNNNNNNNNNNNNNNNNNNNNNNNNNNNNNNNNNNNNNNNNNNNNNNNNNNNNNNNNNNNNNNNNNNNNNNNNNNNNNNNNNNNNNNNNNNNNNNNNNNNNNNNNNNNNNNNNNNNNNNNNNNNNNNNNNNNNNNNNNNNNNNNNNNNNNNNNNNNNNNNNNNNNNNNNNNNNNNNNNNNNNNNNNNNNNNNNNNNNNNNNNNNNNNNNNNNNNNNNNNNNNNNNNNNNNNNNNNNNNNNNNNNNNNNNNNNNNNNNNNNNNNNNNNNNNNNNNNNNNNNNNNNNNNNNNNNNNNNNNNNNNNNNNNNNNNNNNNNNNNNNNNNNNNNNNNNNNNNNNNNNNNNNNNNNNNNNNNNNNNNNNNNNNNNNNNNNNNNNNNNNNNNNNNNNNNNNNNNTTGTTTTGTTTAACTCAAAAATTACTCAAAAgagaattatttaattttatataactaTTCAATTTATTTCACATTCGTCTCTCTCAAATAATTTTTGTAAAATAATGTGTAAACAGTGAAAATGATCTCTCAAATCTTATTTCTAACATATAAGTCAAATTAATTCTGTAATTTTTGTTCAACCAAATTAATCCTCCAATTACTGGCGTTAATTGTGTTAGTCCCAAATTTACTGAAGCTACTGGACTTTATTTCCCAAACATCAAAACTTCCCAAgagctctctttctctctctcacacgCGCATGCATTCTCCATAACtaatgttctgaaaatcggttTAGATTGGTCGGCCGAACCAGTTGAATCGTAAACTGCTGAAAAAACGAAGGTTTTGAAAACTGAACCGATCATCGAATCACTCTAAGTACTGGTTTATAGGTTCAACTGGTTCGACCGTGGTTGAACCGtaaaaaccgttttataataaaataataaataaaatataaataagcacatgaaaatataattatagtctaatctaaactttaaaatatcattcaaattaaaagtattacataaatcaaatgttataatctcattcaaatacaaattcaaaaatcaaaagtcaacaaacaaaacaaccaatcaaacataACATAGCAGCATCAAAATGATCCAAGtttgtcatcaatcatcaaaatcctcCATAACTTGCTGCAGATTTGCGTCATTTATTCCATCACCTTCATTTCCACTACTTGGACCAAAAAAAGCAAGTGGTGCAGCATAAAATGTACTagtactaccaccaccaccaccttgaTCTAAATCAGCATCAATCTCATCTAAGAAAATATAACACATTATCaataaattaaagatcaaaactaTTGTAATTTATTGTCTGATCAATAAACTATAATACTCACCAAGCAAGTCTTCAATATTACTTGGAAGATCAGGCTCTTTTTCAACAACCTCTTCCGTCACCCAAAAATCAACCTTATCAATAGTTTCAATATCGATTGGATCATATTGCgacttttgctttcttttttttctttccttcctaACAAATTTAATACAATATATGATAAGCCTAGTATATTAGCTATACAAAATCTAATGATATGAAATGAAAAGATGAAATAATTATTAGGTCCAATCCATTCAATCACCTCTGAAAACAAGTCACACAAGCTTGAAGCATTTTTAACCATACTTGAGGCATCTACAGA from Arachis ipaensis cultivar K30076 chromosome B09, Araip1.1, whole genome shotgun sequence includes these protein-coding regions:
- the LOC107616218 gene encoding F-box/kelch-repeat protein At3g23880-like → MRGNLLGTTDKRPKPLSPTKAPPILPSEVIEEILVRVPASTLVKLKIVCKSWNALISNPVFARDHLHWSRADPSMTRPRLIYSFSNDRKIRFSNPSSPLNEDGFFEMDVGLDILGSCNGLICLRWITGYLRQSIRLWNPCTRSASDWLKIASQPGNMYGFGYDRVHHNYKFLYGHKIHTFGSNSRTTIVQDPPSYDPKPAIGTFVYGTLNWAAQARSNFLEWVILSFHLANENFCPLSLPGMDNSDERYVPAVGALRDRLCVCLKEKYGRWIFWVMEDYGVQESWTKFITIFSKRHQETLTCYSFKAMYMTENDDVLAVFFSPYDNVSFNLVIIEANDGRASQRNLYMAGHQYCYVYHESLVSPSHLGLPSFHY